The genomic DNA ggggaggggcctgCCCTGGCGCCCCCAGGGTGGCAACCCGAAGAGGAGGTGGAGCCGCTGCCACCCTCTAGTCTCAAGCCGGAGTCTGGGGAGACGGGATGGAGGTGGAGAGTGAGCGGATTCCCTGCAGCCTGCATTGCACTCTGCAGCCCAGCACCCGCTGTGGCCCCTCACCCTCGGCCTGGGCCGCGGCCTCCATGGCCTCCAGCCTCTGCAGGTCCCGCAGCCGCTCCTCCAGCAGCCGCTTCTGCTGTTTTCGTTTGCgcctcatcttcttcctcttgTTTTTGGACAGCTTACCCGTCTGCCGTCAGAGCCAGGGTCACCCCAGGGTTCCTGTCGCCCACCCCAGGAAAGAGGCCTCCGGGCCCCAGGGCTCCCATGGATGCCAGAATGTGGCGCCGGCACCCCTGGACACCACCTCCTCACTACTGTCCCTGCCTCCCCACCTGCGGCCCAGCTCCCCACAGCTTCATTAGGAGTGGGAGGACCTGGCCGGCCCGCCTCGGTACTCTCTgtcccctcccagccccagctAAGGCAGCCAGAAGTGGCCATTCAAGGATGACAACATCCTTTCACCAAGAGCAGTTTGGGGCACGTGACCCACCCCGGGTATCACCCTCAGCCCAGCCACCCAGCCTTTTGGGAGTGCCACTGTGGGAGTGTGGGAAGGCGGGGGAGTGGGGCCAGCGTGACCCAGGAGTGAGCTCTGGGACGGCCTCTGGTTTGCTCAGACGGGAGAGGATGCAAGGGAAAGGGAGCCCCACCCCAACTTACCAAGACCTCCTGGGGGGCAGTGCTGACTGGGAGTGCAGGTGGGGAGCAGGGGGACAGGAGGATTGGAGACTCAGGCAGGGGCTCAGGCCCAGAGGCCCTGACCCCGCCCCATGCGGGCCCTTGGTACCTATGGAGCGGGAGGGGGCTGGCGCCCCTGCCTGCTGCCACTCGGTAGCCTCGGCTGCCAGGCGCCTGACGTAGGCATCCCCCACACACAGCAGGATGTTCTCAGGCTTGATGTCCGTGTGGATGATCTTGCACTTGGTGTGGAGGTAGTCCAGGCCATGCAGCACCTGCAGAGAGCCGCACCTGACCTCCATCAGCTCCTGCCCAGGCCGGGCTGGGCAGCCCAGTGGGCAGCACTCACCTGCCTCACGATGCTCTTCACACAGGGCACAGGCAGGCCCTGGTAGTTGGACTTGATGATCCATTTGAGGAGCTGGTGGCCTAGCACCTCCAACACCATGCACACATCTGGGCTGGGAGTGAAGGGTGGCCAGCGGGCAACAGCTGGGGGAACAGCAAGGCTTGGGCCATGCAGAGGTGGGGAGGCAGGATGTGCCCTGGGCAGTCCTGGTCACCATTACGCTGGTGTCATTGATAGTGTCCCTGTCACTCTCAACAGGTATGCCAGTTGGGATAATGCATTTTGTGGTCATCCTAGCGGAGCAGGCACAGAGGCCTCTTGGGCCAGCCCAGTCCCATGCCAGTCATGCCATAGGGCCTCTTGGCATCCCCCAGAGGGAAGGCAGTGCTACAGAGGCAGCATCTGCCATTTGGGGTAACAGCAATGTCCATGGATCATCACTAGCTTGTCACCACCCCCACGTAAACACCATTACCCAAAGGGGCAGGGTCTCATCAGAGACTCGAGGTACTGGGAGGGCTGCAGGCCCATTGTGCGATCTACAGACTGAGGCTCTGGCAGTGGGGACCCTGGTTTGGTGGCCTTTGGCTGCCACACTGCTTTGCTCTTCCTGCAAAGGATACGGACTCCATTGACTCCTGAGATTCTGAAGTCATCAATGAGCTGGACAATGGTCTCTCTCTTGGGATCACTGGGGTCGCTGTCCCGGACCTGGAGTAAAAGCCAAGGGGCCACAGATGGTTCCAACCTGCCCCTCTCCAGCAGCTCCCTTCAGTGTACCCTGAAGCAGCGGTAGCCCCCACTCCTGCTCCAGCTGCGCCATGCTGTGAGAAAGGCCACCAGCCCCTCCTGCCCTTCACCCATTCCTCCAGATCCTCCCCTTCTGGCCCAGCCAGCTGGAGGCTGCCCCTCGGGGAGCCCCGCCCTACTCTGCAGAGCCCCGGCAGGCCCTGCACCCACGTTGCCAGGCCCCAGGAGCTGGGAGTGGGCAGGGGAGGCGCCTCACACATTTCAGGAGCTTGATCTCATCCACAGCTGTCTCCGTGTAATGCCCTGCACTCTTCACCACTTTCAGGGCCACAAAGCGCTTGCGCCTGCAATACCGAGACCCTTGTAGGCTGTGGCCCTGGCAGGAGCCACGGCGGGGATCAGGGTGGCACCAACCAAGCCCAGGGACAGGATCCCAGCCAGCTGGGCCCGGGAGGCGAAGGAGGCACTCACTGGATGTCCCAGCAGAGCCAGACGGTAGAGAAGTGGCCCCAGCCCAGTTTGCGCACCACGTGGTACCGCCCATTGAACAGGTCCCCGATCTTCACAGGGTAGTAGCCGCCTGCCAAGGGGAGGCGATAGATCAGGGCGGTGGGGGTCCTCCCCTGGGTCACTCCCCTGGGTCCCCAAACAGCTTGGCTCCACTAGCCACCTGGCCTGTATGGGCCCGGGCTGCCCTGGGTCCCTGCAGTGGCCATGAGGCCACATGTGTCCAAGACCAAGCCTCACCCTTGCAGTAGTCCTTGGGGTCTTCCTGTTCCTCGTCATCAGAGCCCAGAAGCCCCTGCAGCATCTGAGGCGCCGGTGTGGCCAGGGCTGGTTCAGAGCCCGAGGACTCGGGCCCGCAGGAGGCCTGTGAGctgtgggtggggtgggtgggcagTGAGTGTCAGAGACGCCAGGGGCCCTGGGTGCCCAGGCTGAGCCctacctgctgctgctgccgccactGTCCCCACCACCGCCTGTGCTGGCGCTCATCCCGGCCGCGCAGCCAGCAGCTCCGGTGCCCCGGGCGGCTGCTCCTGTGGGGCCCGGCCCCGGCCTGCAAATTTATAGCCTCAGCCGGCCGCTGATCTCACCCGCCTTTATAAATAGCCTCCCAGCTGCTCGGCTGTGGGCAAGGTATGCAGCACGGGGAGGGGGCAGCGTGACAGCGGCCCAGAgagcccagcccccaggccaAGCCCCCTTCCTGCTCCAGGCccaccctggaggcagagggagctATTGCTGGGGGACCAAGGGCAACTGGGCCCCCAGG from Saimiri boliviensis isolate mSaiBol1 chromosome X, mSaiBol1.pri, whole genome shotgun sequence includes the following:
- the SRPK3 gene encoding SRSF protein kinase 3; translated protein: MSASTGGGGDSGGSSSSSQASCGPESSGSEPALATPAPQMLQGLLGSDDEEQEDPKDYCKGGYYPVKIGDLFNGRYHVVRKLGWGHFSTVWLCWDIQRKRFVALKVVKSAGHYTETAVDEIKLLKCVRDSDPSDPKRETIVQLIDDFRISGVNGVHVCMVLEVLGHQLLKWIIKSNYQGLPVPCVKSIVRQVLHGLDYLHTKCKIIHTDIKPENILLCVGDAYVRRLAAEATEWQQAGAPAPSRSIVSTAPQEVLTGKLSKNKRKKMRRKRKQQKRLLEERLRDLQRLEAMEAAAQAEDSGLRLEGGSGSTSSSGCHPGGARAGPSPASSSPAPGGGRSLSPSSQTSGFSGSLFSTASCSILSGSSNQRETGGLLSPSTPFGASNLLVNPLEPQNADKIKIKIADLGNACWVHKHFTEDIQTRQYRAVEVLIGAEYGPPADIWSTACMAFELATGDYLFEPHSGEDYSRDEDHIAHIVELLGDIPPAFALSGRYSREFFNRRGELRHIHNLKHWGLYEVLMEKYEWPLEQATQFSAFLLPMMEYIPEKRASAADCLQHPWLNP